CTCGTCTCAAACCGTATTCATCTGCTCAGTAATCTCAAAATCACTGGGGCGGGTGAGTTGGTGGATTGTCTTCTAGTAtctactttcttttctttcacataTAACCttgatataaatgataaaatccTTAACAAacatattgatttttaaaaaaaagctcaaaatctATATAGATAATGTTATCTATCAAAATGAACAGTAGAAGCTGGCATCTTGATGGCGAAATCAGTTTTCTTTCTCAACACATAATTTGGTGTCATTCCACGCGAGTATCAGACTCGGGCAGGAAATATGACCCCAGGCTTGTATATTAGAGGCGAATCAGATTTTTCCCATTTGAGTCATTTTAATATCTAACAGACTTTCTCTGCTATTCCAAATCAGACTATCTGGATGGTATTTCGTGTAATGCtgaactaaagaagcaaacgcTGGAATACATTCATATGTACACTGGGTGTAAGGAGCACATTGTGTACACTTCTTAGCAAAATTTTTGGTTGATCCATTCAAGGAAATTCATCGCCATCTCTGGTTGGCTGGTGCTCACTGGGATATAAtgatacatatttaaataaaagtgccTCAGCAGCAGGTTCAGTACTAATGATCAGGTGTAAAATAAGTCAGCTGGAGAAAACAGTGGCATACGAGACTATCCTCACCTTATTCCACTTTCTCCAGATTGAATCAACTACAACAATGTACTgatttaaacttttaaacacatttagcTACAGCTAATACGAAGCTAGTTTGAGAATTTCAGGCAGGTCAAACCAGAGCAAACCACAAGTGGTTGAAACGTGGCTGAAACCTCATCATTCTCTTATTATAATCATAGTAGGATCGTCAACGTTCCTATAAGATCCAAGCAGCAGCTACTTTAATCGTTTCTGTGCATTTTCCACTACTCCCTTTACTTCATCTTTCTTAAAACGCAGTTACTTTTGGGCCTGCCATGGCCAACTACCGCTCCCTGAAAATCGGAGGAGTACATCTGTTAATCaattaatgatttataattcgGTCAACACTGACGATTAAGCCCGTGATTTACACAAAGGAGCCCTGTGATGAATTACAGGCCAACGTGGCTAAGAACAGGTAtgacaaagttaaaaaaaaacaaaaccagcaTCAACAGCTGCCACAGCTCCAGGCCTCGCCGCTCACGTCCTTGCTGTTGAGTTTGAAGCTGTCGGTTACGCTGTCTCTGAACACGGGCCCGCCGTGTCTCAGCATCAGCTCGGCTGCCATTTTATTAAACGCTTCGTCCACGTTGCTGGAGTCTTTGGCAGACGTTTCGATAGCGCTAATGAAGTCCAGCTGGTGAGCCATCGACTGAGCTTCCTCAAAAGAAACATCACGCTCTTCAGTTAAGTCTGATTTATTACCTGTTCAAACAGAAACACGCTACCGTTTAAAATCAACATCCTTAATGCAAtagtttgggaaaaaaaaaaatgatttcctgTAATCTATCAACTTTAACCTGAATGATGGAACATTATGGAAAAggtgttttctttttgcatcattttctatcatcatcatcatcatcatcatcatcatctcctaGATCCCATACTCCAAACTGTGAAGACAGAATTATTCCAGAAAACAAGAACTGATGCAGATGATCTTCTCCCCAATTTGGCCACCtgtcaattcccacccactagccagCTCTCTTTAATCAGCGACCAACCAGGAAGGGTTATTCGTACTTCCTTCCAGACGCACAAAGCCAGCCAACCGCATCTTTCGGGCCTGCtactcatgctgtgtcacagggcagtgtaacacactctcgggaaagtgctatctgccctcttccacacacacacgcatgagCTCATACATGCCCACAAGtgtgttgctctgattgacaggggagagacagTATCCCATCCCATCCaaccaattttgctctcttggctccCTAAGCCATACTATTAACAAGAAGATTTATACCAACATGGAAAAAGTCTTCACTGACCTATTAAAAGAGTGGCAATGTTTGAGCCGCCATATTTCTTGACGTCCTCCATCCATTTGGGCACAGCCATGAAGGATGCTTTCTTGGTGATGTCGTACGTGATTATGGCACCATTTGTGCTGCGGTAGTAGCTCTGCGTGATAGTCCGAAACCTCTCCTGCCCCGCCGTGTCCCAAATCTGCAACTGTTCAACAAGaatgaatcattcattcattcattcatcttgagtAACCCCAGCAACACTGGACACACGAGAGAATTCACCATGGATGATATGCAGGgcaacatttacacactcatttacacctaccaggcaatttagcataaccaaTATAACCAATTTGGACAGTAGgagaaaaccagaaaacccagaagaaacccacgtGAACACAGGGAAAACACAGATGGTAACcggagctcaggatcaaacctatCGCTGTTAAAAtggtgtttaataggagaaaaaaaaaaaaaaatacataacacACTACCGATCAAAAGTTTATACacgctcattctttatttttattggctgcttttcagaatatttcactccgtcatccatttaaaaaaatatttttttggaaataaaatgttagttttctaatgaaagaaatgaatacgtcggcacaaTGATAtctttgtctacaacaccgatttcaaacatttaatcatacaccttcagatcaaaaggcttttaagatcatgagaaacatttaaGTCTCCAATCTTTTGACTTGTAATGTAAGGGTTTCAGGTTTTCATTATTGGCTCCTAAAAAGACAGACTAAAGTACTAAAGTTCTGCTGCACTGTTCTCTTTAaatagagattaaaaaaaaaaaacaagggctaaatcccactgcaccactatcAGGTAGCAGGGAGActaacagcattgtgggtaacgtaGAAAACTGCTGTAAGTAAGTACAAGCAGAGCAACATGGTAACAAAAGAAGTCAGCTcaaaatttcattacaaaataaatcttggatgccGCTGAAGATCACGTTAATCTCgctaattataaagattaatatgcaagttgttcagatttgattttttttcctttaaggagTGTAGTGACTGTTTTAGCTTTAGGAGACAATAGGACAATTTTATCAACCAGTTTAACAGTTCAGATtagctttcatttttttaatccacaaaAATATTGTGTTCTTCAGATGTCGGCCAATTGATTGGTTTTGCAGATTGATCTCCACCAATAACCAACTGCTGGAATTTTTGTTATCGTCAAggatccacaccgatagtttgcGTCCGAGCAGCTGAGAAGTGTCCGCTGTCGTTATACGGTACGAGAGTGACCTCTAGAGGTGgaacaaaaaaatcactatcattgaccaattttgttgtgttatttgaagtgtttttattttttatactaattttggatgtctccatttttatttatttagaatgaTTCATGGTTCGTTATGGAaatgatatatatgtatataattagtatttattaatagttccatccatccatcttctaccgcttactccttttcagggtcacggggaacctggagcctatcctagggagtatcgggcacaaggcgggggacaccctggacagggtgccagtccatcgca
This window of the Ictalurus furcatus strain D&B chromosome 21, Billie_1.0, whole genome shotgun sequence genome carries:
- the rab43 gene encoding ras-related protein Rab-43, translated to MALLETDDSYDFVFKIVLVGDVGVGKTCVVQRFKTGTFIERQGNTIGVDFTMKTMEIQGKRVKLQIWDTAGQERFRTITQSYYRSTNGAIITYDITKKASFMAVPKWMEDVKKYGGSNIATLLIGNKSDLTEERDVSFEEAQSMAHQLDFISAIETSAKDSSNVDEAFNKMAAELMLRHGGPVFRDSVTDSFKLNSKDVSGEAWSCGSC